The Acidimicrobiales bacterium region GGATGGGGACCCTCGCCGAGCGGGTGGCGGCGGGGCTGGGTGACCGGATCCGCCTGGGCCAGCCCGTGCGATCGATCACCCAGGGGGACGGGGCGGTGACGGTCGAGTCCGAGGCCACGTCGGTGCGGGCGCGGCGCGTCATCGTGGCGGTGCCGCCGGCGCTGGCCCGGGAGATGGCGTTCGATCCCCCGCTGCCTCCTGACAGGGGTGAGCTGTACGAGCGCGCCGTGGCGGGCTGGGAGACCAAGACGCTCGTGGTCTACGACGAGGCGTTCTGGCGCAAGGAGGGCTTCAGCGGCCAGACCGCCGAGCCCGGCTCGCTGGCCGAGGTGACCATCGACGCCTCACCCCCGTCGGGCACCCCGGGGGTGCTGGCCAGCTTCACCTTCGCCCACGTGGCGCGCGACGCGGCCGGGATGCCCGAGCACGACCGGCGCAAGCTCGTCCTCGAGGCCCTGGCCGGGCGGCTGGGGCCACGCGCCGCCTCGCCCGAGGACTTCGTCGAGACGTCGTGGTGGGAGCAGCCGTGGACGCGGGGGTGCTCGTTCGCCCACCTGCCTCCCGGGGTCCTCACCCGCCTCGGCCACCTCCTGCGGGAGCCGTTCGGGGCCGTCCACTGGGCGGGCACGGAGACCTCCACCGCCTCCCACGGGTCGATCGACGGCGCCATCCGCTCCGGTTGGCGGGCGGCGGCGGAGGTCCTCGACACCTGAGGCGCGGAGCGACCGCCCCAGGCGGGCGCGGGGGCTGAGAGGTCAGACCTCCGGTCCCCCGCAATGCGGTCAAACCCTCCCAAACCGGCCGCCTCCGGCCGTTGGGCCGCCGACTTGATCAGACCAATGGCCCCCCGAGACCGGCGCATCGCCGGGTACGGGGCGCCCCCCTCCCGTGGTTTCCTGCTGATACGAGGCGTTCGCCACCGGGCGCCGTCATCTTCACCAGGAGCAGAGCCACATGGAATCGAAGGGTCTGGTCGGTCGCGTCCTCTCGACCACCGCAGCAGTGACCGTGAGCGCAGTGGTGATCAGTGGCGTGGGCGGCCTGGTGGCCGCGGCACCCGCCTTCGCCGCCGGCGCAACGGTCGGAGCCCCCACCCCGAACAAGGGCGCCGCGGGAACCAGCGTGAAGATCACCGAGAGCCACTTCGCCGCCAACTCCGCCCTGACGATCTCGATGAACGGCACCCCGGCCAGCATCACCTCCGGCGGCACGACCAGCGCCACCGGCGCCGCCACCACGACCCTCAACGTCCCGTCCGGGCTGGCCGCCGGCAACTACCCGATCAAGGTCACCGACGCCGCCGGGAACACCGCCAGCTCCTCCAACTTCGCCGTCCAGGCCGCCAAGGCCGGCCCGTGCGAGACGCTCCTGTACTACTCGGGCACCGCTCCCGCTCCGACGGCGGGCACGGCGATGACCCTGTACTACGACGACGACTCGGCCGTCACCTCGGCCGCCTACTCGGTCGACGGGGGCCAGAGCTTCACCCCCATCACCCCGGCCGCCTCGACCGTCAGCAGCCTGACCGCCCTCGACACGTGCGGCGGGTCGGTGTCCAAGACGACCCAGCACGAGTCGGCTCTGACCTTCACCCCCTCCGGCAGCGGCCCGCTGGTCGTGACCGTGACCGACGGTGACGGGGACAGCGACTCGTACACCTGGTCGTCGGTGAGCTCGGCCAACCCGGCCACTCCCCTGCCGGGCAGCCTCACGGCCCAGCTCTCGTCCGCCGGCCCCCTCACCACGCCCACGGCCGTGACGGACAGAGCCACCTTCACCGGCACCAACGGCGACGCCGCGACCGGTGCGAGCATCTCGTTCTTCGTGTGCCAGCTCAACGGCCCGTGCTCCAGCGGCTCCGGAACGCCCGAGGGAAGCAGCCCGGGTGCCACGGCAACGTCGCTCTCCTTCACCCCGCCCGCCCCGGCGGCCGGATCCTCGGCCACGTGGTGCTTCAGCGCCTACTACTCGGGCAACGCCCACTACACGGGCGCCGACGACAACGGCACCACCTCTGATCCCGGCCAGTGCTTCACCATCTCGACCGCCGCGGCGGGCTCCTCGGGCTCGTCCGGCTCCTCCAACCCGCCCACCCCCGGCGGGGGCACCTCCTCGACGGGCGGCAGCTCGACCGACGGCTCCGGTGGCAGCGCCGGCGGGGCCCAGGGCGCCGGGGTGTTCCGGGTCGGC contains the following coding sequences:
- a CDS encoding FAD-dependent oxidoreductase yields the protein MGTLAERVAAGLGDRIRLGQPVRSITQGDGAVTVESEATSVRARRVIVAVPPALAREMAFDPPLPPDRGELYERAVAGWETKTLVVYDEAFWRKEGFSGQTAEPGSLAEVTIDASPPSGTPGVLASFTFAHVARDAAGMPEHDRRKLVLEALAGRLGPRAASPEDFVETSWWEQPWTRGCSFAHLPPGVLTRLGHLLREPFGAVHWAGTETSTASHGSIDGAIRSGWRAAAEVLDT
- a CDS encoding cell wall-binding repeat-containing protein, with product MESKGLVGRVLSTTAAVTVSAVVISGVGGLVAAAPAFAAGATVGAPTPNKGAAGTSVKITESHFAANSALTISMNGTPASITSGGTTSATGAATTTLNVPSGLAAGNYPIKVTDAAGNTASSSNFAVQAAKAGPCETLLYYSGTAPAPTAGTAMTLYYDDDSAVTSAAYSVDGGQSFTPITPAASTVSSLTALDTCGGSVSKTTQHESALTFTPSGSGPLVVTVTDGDGDSDSYTWSSVSSANPATPLPGSLTAQLSSAGPLTTPTAVTDRATFTGTNGDAATGASISFFVCQLNGPCSSGSGTPEGSSPGATATSLSFTPPAPAAGSSATWCFSAYYSGNAHYTGADDNGTTSDPGQCFTISTAAAGSSGSSGSSNPPTPGGGTSSTGGSSTDGSGGSAGGAQGAGVFRVGGTDRIHTAILTSQADYSDGTAGAVILARSDLFPDSLAAAPLAVNTTAPILLTAPTSLDARTAAEITRVLLPGGTVYLLGQTAALSTDVENAVTKMGYTVDRIGGADRFATAADIASSIGSVTKVLLADGTNFPDAVSAAAACGPAGTVIALTDGTTMPGATTDFLTSHSGAPVVAVGGPAANAYPSATTKLVGADRYGTSVMVAQAFFSNPTGAGMATGLDFPDALTAGPYLAAGWPMLLTDPQSIPAVVSQYLNSIKPGMSAGIVIFGGPAAVSDSAMQQAKTLLGVS